A stretch of Hydractinia symbiolongicarpus strain clone_291-10 chromosome 9, HSymV2.1, whole genome shotgun sequence DNA encodes these proteins:
- the LOC130657348 gene encoding uncharacterized protein LOC130657348, with translation MFDELRTFSNSGGEWILLKCNVCFGARANEYGTFKIQHDAVMTDIKLVHVGGPGLRCAENTPPTKWGCDHSPPFNEGNVASVLTDDQNNLLYPSMKYHKKLGFFTVPGYNANSPYLIFNATSHTVYKGQELRLHYGETRFGGYLSNNSGESCADVYAKLCDE, from the exons ATGTTTGATGAACTCAGAACTTTCTCAAATTCTGGAG GGGAATGGATTTTATTGAAATGTAATGTCTGCTTTGGAGCACGTGCAAACGAGTATGGAACATTTAAAATACAACACGACGCAGTAATGACTGACATAAAATTGGTGCATGTTGGTGGACCTGGTTTAAGGTGCGCAGAAAATACACCACCAACAAAGTGGGGATGTGATCACTCACCTCCTTTTAATGAAGGAAATGTTGCAAGTGTACTTACAGATGATCAAAACAACCTACTTTACCCATCTATGAAGTATCATAAAAAGCTCGGATTCTTTACTGTACCAGGGTACAACGCCAACTCTCCCTACCTCATCTTTAATGCAACAAGTCACACTGTTTACAAAGGACAAGAGCTGAGATTACATTATGGTGAAACACGGTTTGGTGGATACCTCTCTAATAACAGTGGTGAATCATGTGCAGATGTTTATGCGAAATTGTGTgacgaataa
- the LOC130656518 gene encoding uncharacterized protein LOC130656518 isoform X1: protein MLKNTITLLEFSMTEGRRYIIAVAAVFVIAIGAYYFYQQDNVYTEVKPVQCIDTTSPFLKELSSKMSQLSAQGGNGADNVKNQLEEILGQINGKLIELKSSQKEEHSREEPQEEHLTKRELEGLELNRFDIQKLPQPDSSDMNDKWIVVTSIFAPTEDIKKLAKIPGWKLVVVGDKKTPKNWRLDGVVFLSVKDQWKLGFETVKYLKYGVYQRKNIGFLYAIQHGAKYIYDTDDDNHPYGGEVTFDDMTVDKEYLMYDGNQHFYNGFAHFGQSTLWPRGYPLNMIDKKPVRTYKKCKSVRPLVQQGVVDGDPDLDAIQRLTRKDNEAKFVVYFDKDAPPVVLPPNSFVPYNSQNTFHHYDAFFALLLPQTVTFRVNDIWRSFITQRLLWDIGGHLAYFPPNAYQDRTPHDFLKDFYEEDDLYKNTNPLTKLLLNWRGKTKADMFDRHYDILKEMYKADIIGARDVRLGRAWVRDLLRIGYKPPALKESTAVCAEKQTTFIPKEMPSLFLRIGQKTVNVVKEAKKLPLTKERERD from the exons ATGTTGAAGAATACTATTACGTTATTAG aatTCAGTATGACTGAAGGAAGGCGCTATATCATCGCAGTAGCTGCAGTTTTTGTAATCGCCATCGGCGCGTATTACTTCTACCAGCAAGACAATGTTTATACTGAAGTAAAACCGGTCCAGTGTATAGACACAACCAGCCCGTTTTTAAAAGAACTTTCAAGTAAAATGTCGCAGCTGTCTGCTCAAGGAGGAAATGGTGCGGACAATGTGAAAAACCAGTTGGAGGAAATATTAGGTCAAATTAATGGAAAATTAATAGAATTAAAATCGAGTCAAAAAGAAGAGCATTCTAGAGAAGAACCTCAGGAAGAACATCTAACAAAAAGAGAATTAGAAGGTTTAGAGCTTAATAGATTTGATATTCAAAAGTTACCACAACCTGATTCGTCAGATATGAACGACAAGTGGATTGTGGTGACAAGTATCTTTGCTCCAACAGAAGACATTAAAAAGTTGGCGAAGATTCCAGGCTGGAAGTTGGTTGTGGTTGGGGATAAAAAAACACCCAAAAATTGGAG ATTAGATGGAGTGGTGTTCTTGAGCGTTAAAGATCAGTGGAAACTTGGCTTTGAAACTGTAAAGTATCTAAAATATGGAGTATACCAACGTAAGAACATAGGATTCTTGTATGCTATCCAACATGGTGCAAAGTACATCTACGACACCGATGACGACAATCATCCATATGGCGGCGAAGTTACATTCGACGACATGACTGTCGATAAGGAATACTTGATGTACGACGGGAATCAACACTTTTACAACGGTTTTGCACATTTTGGACAAAGCACGCTATGGCCACGTGGATATCCTCTTAATATGATCGACAAAAAACCCGTGCGTACTTACAAAAAGTGCAAGAGTGTTCGACCTCTTGTTCAGCAAGGAGTGGTAGATGGTGATCCGGACCTTGACGCCATACAACGCCTAACTCGAAAAGATAACGAGGCAAAGTTTGTCGTTTACTTTGATAAAGACGCACCACCTGTCGTACTACCGCCAAACTCATTTGTACCGTATAATTCACAAAACACCTTCCATCATTACGACGCATTTTTTGCATTACTGCTTCCGCAAACTGTCACATTTCGTGTCAATGATATATGGAGAAGCTTCATCACGCAACGATTGCTATGGGATATTGGTGGCCATTTGGCGTATTTCCCGCCTAATGCATACCAAGACCGCACGCCTCATGATTTTTTAAAGGACTTTTATGAAGAAGACGATTTGTACAAAAACACAAACCCTCTGACAAAACTTTTGTTAAATTGGAGAGGCAAAACGAAGGCGGACATGTTCGACCGCCATTATGACATTTTAAAGGAAATGTACAAAGCAGATATAATCGGAGCACGTGATGTTCGATTGGGCAGAGCTTGGGTTCGAGATTTATTGAGGATTGGGTACAAGCCACCAGCTTTGAAAGAATCAACTGCAGTGTGTGCGGAAAAGCAAACAACGTTCATACCAAAAGAAATGCCGTCGTTGTTTTTAAGAATAGGACAGAAAACTGTCAACGTTGTAAAGGAAGCTAAAAAATTACCTCTCACGAAAGAAAGAGAAAGAGATTAG
- the LOC130656518 gene encoding uncharacterized protein LOC130656518 isoform X2, whose translation MTEGRRYIIAVAAVFVIAIGAYYFYQQDNVYTEVKPVQCIDTTSPFLKELSSKMSQLSAQGGNGADNVKNQLEEILGQINGKLIELKSSQKEEHSREEPQEEHLTKRELEGLELNRFDIQKLPQPDSSDMNDKWIVVTSIFAPTEDIKKLAKIPGWKLVVVGDKKTPKNWRLDGVVFLSVKDQWKLGFETVKYLKYGVYQRKNIGFLYAIQHGAKYIYDTDDDNHPYGGEVTFDDMTVDKEYLMYDGNQHFYNGFAHFGQSTLWPRGYPLNMIDKKPVRTYKKCKSVRPLVQQGVVDGDPDLDAIQRLTRKDNEAKFVVYFDKDAPPVVLPPNSFVPYNSQNTFHHYDAFFALLLPQTVTFRVNDIWRSFITQRLLWDIGGHLAYFPPNAYQDRTPHDFLKDFYEEDDLYKNTNPLTKLLLNWRGKTKADMFDRHYDILKEMYKADIIGARDVRLGRAWVRDLLRIGYKPPALKESTAVCAEKQTTFIPKEMPSLFLRIGQKTVNVVKEAKKLPLTKERERD comes from the exons ATGACTGAAGGAAGGCGCTATATCATCGCAGTAGCTGCAGTTTTTGTAATCGCCATCGGCGCGTATTACTTCTACCAGCAAGACAATGTTTATACTGAAGTAAAACCGGTCCAGTGTATAGACACAACCAGCCCGTTTTTAAAAGAACTTTCAAGTAAAATGTCGCAGCTGTCTGCTCAAGGAGGAAATGGTGCGGACAATGTGAAAAACCAGTTGGAGGAAATATTAGGTCAAATTAATGGAAAATTAATAGAATTAAAATCGAGTCAAAAAGAAGAGCATTCTAGAGAAGAACCTCAGGAAGAACATCTAACAAAAAGAGAATTAGAAGGTTTAGAGCTTAATAGATTTGATATTCAAAAGTTACCACAACCTGATTCGTCAGATATGAACGACAAGTGGATTGTGGTGACAAGTATCTTTGCTCCAACAGAAGACATTAAAAAGTTGGCGAAGATTCCAGGCTGGAAGTTGGTTGTGGTTGGGGATAAAAAAACACCCAAAAATTGGAG ATTAGATGGAGTGGTGTTCTTGAGCGTTAAAGATCAGTGGAAACTTGGCTTTGAAACTGTAAAGTATCTAAAATATGGAGTATACCAACGTAAGAACATAGGATTCTTGTATGCTATCCAACATGGTGCAAAGTACATCTACGACACCGATGACGACAATCATCCATATGGCGGCGAAGTTACATTCGACGACATGACTGTCGATAAGGAATACTTGATGTACGACGGGAATCAACACTTTTACAACGGTTTTGCACATTTTGGACAAAGCACGCTATGGCCACGTGGATATCCTCTTAATATGATCGACAAAAAACCCGTGCGTACTTACAAAAAGTGCAAGAGTGTTCGACCTCTTGTTCAGCAAGGAGTGGTAGATGGTGATCCGGACCTTGACGCCATACAACGCCTAACTCGAAAAGATAACGAGGCAAAGTTTGTCGTTTACTTTGATAAAGACGCACCACCTGTCGTACTACCGCCAAACTCATTTGTACCGTATAATTCACAAAACACCTTCCATCATTACGACGCATTTTTTGCATTACTGCTTCCGCAAACTGTCACATTTCGTGTCAATGATATATGGAGAAGCTTCATCACGCAACGATTGCTATGGGATATTGGTGGCCATTTGGCGTATTTCCCGCCTAATGCATACCAAGACCGCACGCCTCATGATTTTTTAAAGGACTTTTATGAAGAAGACGATTTGTACAAAAACACAAACCCTCTGACAAAACTTTTGTTAAATTGGAGAGGCAAAACGAAGGCGGACATGTTCGACCGCCATTATGACATTTTAAAGGAAATGTACAAAGCAGATATAATCGGAGCACGTGATGTTCGATTGGGCAGAGCTTGGGTTCGAGATTTATTGAGGATTGGGTACAAGCCACCAGCTTTGAAAGAATCAACTGCAGTGTGTGCGGAAAAGCAAACAACGTTCATACCAAAAGAAATGCCGTCGTTGTTTTTAAGAATAGGACAGAAAACTGTCAACGTTGTAAAGGAAGCTAAAAAATTACCTCTCACGAAAGAAAGAGAAAGAGATTAG
- the LOC130657233 gene encoding uncharacterized protein LOC130657233, producing MLGMQEYLANIRGDQLSLPYQQTESKRNLPIERFWVEVNGRVNYPIKSILVDMDNSLIIDMDNNIHKFCVSFVTCKVANFGLQTLVRAWNCHPIPGRGVPLNIKEMTTRYPPVQQSNVPDTATAMQIYNQTYQGRISEPNQFGDDPLKDHPQFLANRNREFNEICNIEQIYNDVVNENDRSFRHAVHCFIDITERYNALL from the exons ATGCTGGGGATGCAGGAGTATCTGGCAAATATTCGTGGTGACCAATTAAGTTTACCTTATCAACAAACAGAATCGAAAAGG AATCTACCAATTGAAAGATTTTGGGTTGAAGTTAATGGTCGAGTTAATTATCCAATCAAATCAATACTAGTCGACATGGACAATTCATTGATTATAGACATGGATAACAATATTCATAAGTTCTGCGTTTCTTTTGTCACCTGCAAAGTTGCAAACTTTGGGCTGCAAACATTGGTAAGAGCCTGGAACTGTCACCCAATACCTG gtAGAGGAGTTCCATTGAATATTAAAGAGATGACAACTCGATATCCTCCAGTGCAGCAGAGTAATGTCCCAGACACCGCAACAGCTATGCAAATATACAACCAAACATATCAAGGACGGATTTCTGAGCCTAACCAATTCGGTGACGATCCTTTAAAAGACCATCCACAGTTTTTAGCTAATCGAAACAGAGAGTTTAATGAAATCTGTAATATTGAACAAATTTATAACGATGTTGTGAACGAAAATGATAGATCGTTTCGACATGCCGTACATTGTTTTATTGATATCACTGAAAGATACAACGCTCTTTTGTAA
- the LOC130657234 gene encoding uncharacterized protein LOC130657234: MKLGLFEIAVAAFQILFVRCGYYTQDDELPDGGVTKYLKRETKISCVLKCERDEDCDNIMFKLQNKEMMNGECWFVKKNPTDTAEDIQELKKDKAIEGYKTLPTKALTDTTKGDWFLMKRNVCFGARANEFGKFTIQNDAVMTAIKLVHVGGPGLMCEVNTPPTKWGCDYVHPYVVENVAAVITDDQNNLLYPSMDDYADSGFFTVPGYNANSPYLIFNATNHTVYKGQELRLHYGEAWNEGYLSSNSGKSCADIYAK, translated from the exons ATGAAGCTGGGATTGTTCGAAATTGCAGTTGCTGCCTTTCAAATACTTTTTGTAAGGTGTGGTTATTATACTCAGGATGATGAACTACCTGATGGAGGTGTAACAAAGTATTTGAAAAGAGAAACTAAAATAAGCTGTGTGTTAAAATGCGAAAGAGATGAGGATTGTGACAACATCATGTTCAAGTTGCAAAATAAAGAGATGATGAATGGAGAGTGTTGGTTTGTAAAAAAGAATCCAACTGATACAGCTGAAGACATACAGGAATTGAAAAAGGACAAGGCAATTGAAGGCTATAAG ACACTACCCACAAAAGCTCTTACAGATACGACAAAAG GTGATTGGTTTTTAATGAAACGCAATGTCTGCTTTGGAGCACGTGCAAACGAGTTTGGAAAATTTACAATACAAAATGATGCAGTAATGACTGCCATAAAATTGGTGCATGTTGGTGGACCTGGTTTAATGTGCGAAGTAAACACACCGCCAACAAAGTGGGGATGTGATTACGTGCACCCTTATGTTGTGGAAAATGTTGCGGCTGTCATAACAGATGATCAAAACAACCTACTCTACCCATCTATGGATGATTATGCCGATAGTGGATTCTTTACTGTACCAGGATACAACGCCAACTCTCCCTACCTCATCTTCAATGCAACAAATCACACTGTTTACAAAGGACAGGAGCTTAGATTGCATTATGGTGAAGCTTGGAATGAAGGATACCTCTCTAGTAACAGTGGTAAATCATGTGCAGATATTTAtgcgaaataa
- the LOC130657845 gene encoding uncharacterized protein LOC130657845, which produces MDSSFIFYNGRDGDRTERTLRRSQVSVQRLAMIYKLDVTSVYITEEFGSSEFPNPDGTFDCLRESPSGTYYQVEGEPHQGMTQVRNLPTSTVNDIGAFRRPTMLHTSSSTMSRKRVGAAAENYVLKVVLADIENKKIVNQKRISFITITEAEANVDAITEMAKTRFEDRTLVLVQGGGLRYEDSAATRGISFWKAAAWKVYAVKANDLETFDYFTPRRTKEIKEKLADLTSLVQSGVILTCVDQDTREAAQRALSSVKICEKAKQSFECLICRGLSRSPVKMGSCCRRIIGCGECVDRWFLENQNCPHCRSNELDAIFETNNFDGVLAEIRSVFPN; this is translated from the exons ATGGattcttcatttattttttacaatggcCGTGACGGGGATCGCACAGAAAGAACACTGCGGAGAAGCCAAGTATCAGTCCAAAGACTGGCAATGATTTACAAG CTTGACGTTACATCGGTGTACATAACAGAGGAGTTCGGTTCCTCAGAATTTCCGAATCCGGATGGGACGTTTGATTGCCTTCGGGAGTCGCCTTCTGGCACGTATTACCAAGTGGAGGGAGAACCACATCAAGGCATGACTCAGGTTAGAAACCTACCGACATCAACGGTCAATGACATCGGCGCGTTTCGAAGGCCAACAATGTTGCATACATCTTCGTCCACGATGTCGCGTAAACGTGTAGGTGCGGCTGCGGAGAACtatgttttaaaagttgttctGGCGGATATAGAGAACAAAAAAATCG TTAATCAGAAACGAATTTCGTTTATAACAATAACGGAAGCAGAAGCAAACGTCGACGCAATCACGGAGATGGCAAAAACACGATTCGAAGATCGAACGTTGGTGTTAGTGCAAGGAGGTGGTTTACGATACGAGGACTCCGCAGCCACAAgag GAATAAGCTTCTGGAAAGCCGCGGCTTGGAAGGTTTATGCAGTAAAAGCCAATGATCTCGAAACATTTGATTATTTTACGCCACGAAGAACAA aagaaataaaGGAAAAACTTGCTGACCTCACCAGCCTCGTCCAATCTGGCGTTATTTTAACTTGTGTGGACCAAGATACACGAGAGGCAGCACAACGAGCATTATCATCTGTAAAGATCTGTGAGAAGGCAAAACAAAGCTTCGAGTGCTTGATATGTCGTGGGTTGAGCCGGAGTCCGGTGAAAATGGGTTCCTGCTGCAGAAGAATAATTGGTTGTGGCGAATGTGTAGATCGCTGGTTTTTAGAAAATCAAAATTGCCCACATTGCAGGTCCAACGAACTCGacgcaatttttgaaactaatAATTTTGATGGAGTGCTTGCAGAAATACGTTCTGTCTTTccgaattaa